ATTATTACCGCCAGGAAAGAAATTCGTTCATCTCTGCAAACAGTTGTTGACAAGATTAATCTAACAACTTGGTATTATTATCGATTTGAAGACAATCGTTTCGACAGGCATGATCTCTTGGATTTGGTAAAGGTTATAGAAACAATCTTCAAAAGGCATCGACCAAAAACGATCTATACCCACCACCCAGGCGATTTAAATATTGATCACCGTCGCACTTTTGAAGCTGTTATTACAGCTTCCAGACCGTCCGCAAATCAATCTATAAATAACATTTACAGCATTGAAATGCCTTCGTCCACGGATTGGGGCACCCCCCTTCAAAAAGAGCCGTTTGTGCCCAATGTTTTTGTGGATATCAGTGATGTTTTGGAAGAAAAGATGGATTTGCTTACTCACTATTCTACGGAGATTTGCGAAGATCCTCATCCCAGATCTTTTGCAGGGATTCGAGACAGGGCCAGGCAGTGGGGAAGAACGATTGGCAGGCAGGCTGCTGAAGCCTTTGTGCTGCAGCGAGGCATAAATGAATAGTTGTTCGTCTCAAAACAAAATAACAGAATTTGATATCCGCGGCTGGGTCAAAACAAAGCTGGAAAAACTTCCAGAATGGACGTGGGTAACAAGCTTTTTGTTAGAAATGTGCTCTATAGATACTTCCCTCAAAGAGGATGTCTCAGCCGTTCGACAAAATGAGGAGCGTACTTTTCAGTGCATTATAAGTTCATTCAAGCCCTATGTATCTCATTCTCACGGTATAGAGAAACCCGCAATAGAGTCAGCTGTCTTTTCTGATTCCTATTATACATGGCCTCGTTATTCCGGGACAGAATATAAAAATTTTGATTATGTCTACAACAATCGTTATAATTTATTAATTTCTCAAAAAAGCAACTTGCAAAAAAAACATCGCTGGATGCTGCACGCTCATATTGATACCGTCCCGCCACATATACCGCCACAAATAGACGGTTCCAAGGTCTTCGGGCGCGGAGCAGTAGACGATAAAGCCGGTATTGCCGCCATTGGCCTGGTTTTGCGCTGGTTACATGAATTAAGGGAATTGGGATTCAAAGAACTCCCGCCTATAGACGCGGCATTCACCATTGACGAGGAAGCAGGGGGCAACGGTTCTTTGGCCCTGGCCACAAGTCTTGCTGAAACACCGGATACAATACTTGTCCTGGAGCCAACGCGGCTTCTGCCGCATCCTGCAAATCGTGGTGCGCTTTGGTTTCAGATCTCCATAGATCCTGAATCCCGAGTCGGGGACCAAGCCCTGGTGCTTGTTGCCGCGGAAATAATAATGGAAATCCAATGGCTTGGAAAAGAACTTCGCCATGAAGGTGTTCACCCACTTTTCTGCCCTGAACATGTGCAGACCTGCCTCGGAATTTGGGGAGACTGGGGTGATTTTCCAGCCTCGGCCTGCAGTTTTTTTGAATTTTTGTTTGCTCCAGACAATCACCTCAACTTGAACAAACAGGACATTACGTCTAAATTAAATGAAATATTGTATAATGAGGCCCAAAAAAATGGCTTAAAAATCCACAAGGGCGTCGTCCGGGTCCAACCTGAAAACCAGAGTCATAGCGGATGGTACAGGGTGCAGGTTCAAGCGGATAGCGGCCATATGGGGTCAATGACCAGGGACACCGATGCTCTCACCAAATCCGCCTTTTTGATCTCCGCAATCAAACAAAAACAGTACGGCGATATATCCTGGATTGGCCACTCTCCTTTGACAATTGAAGGCGGGCAGGGATTCACTCCCAGGCACAGTATGCAGGAAATCCAGAACAGATTGAAAAAGGCCGTCTTCAAGGCCGCAAAACGGGCCTGCAATGCGTTGGGTTATTCCGAGGAGGATATTCAAGTGCAGGTCGGATTTGATAAAATCCATAACGAAGCCTTTTGCAGCGACCTAGAAGCTCTTGGCACGCACTCAATGCTTAAATCTGCCGATTTTTTGCTAGGCCTAGAAAAACCTCTTCAATCTCAGGGCTGGCAAGCGAGCTGCGATGCCCGCATTTACGCCAGACAATGTCCGGATGTGCTGACCTTCGGCCCCGGAGCTTTGGAACATGCCCACAGCCCGGACGAGTTCGTTCAGGTCGAAGATATTTTCAAGGCCGCAGGCCTCATATTGCTGGCCATGCTCCAAGAGGGATCGTGCTGATGGCCAGGCCACAATTAAAGCTGGGGCTTGTCGGCCTGGGAACCT
The sequence above is drawn from the Desulfohalobium retbaense DSM 5692 genome and encodes:
- a CDS encoding M20/M25/M40 family metallo-hydrolase, which produces MNSCSSQNKITEFDIRGWVKTKLEKLPEWTWVTSFLLEMCSIDTSLKEDVSAVRQNEERTFQCIISSFKPYVSHSHGIEKPAIESAVFSDSYYTWPRYSGTEYKNFDYVYNNRYNLLISQKSNLQKKHRWMLHAHIDTVPPHIPPQIDGSKVFGRGAVDDKAGIAAIGLVLRWLHELRELGFKELPPIDAAFTIDEEAGGNGSLALATSLAETPDTILVLEPTRLLPHPANRGALWFQISIDPESRVGDQALVLVAAEIIMEIQWLGKELRHEGVHPLFCPEHVQTCLGIWGDWGDFPASACSFFEFLFAPDNHLNLNKQDITSKLNEILYNEAQKNGLKIHKGVVRVQPENQSHSGWYRVQVQADSGHMGSMTRDTDALTKSAFLISAIKQKQYGDISWIGHSPLTIEGGQGFTPRHSMQEIQNRLKKAVFKAAKRACNALGYSEEDIQVQVGFDKIHNEAFCSDLEALGTHSMLKSADFLLGLEKPLQSQGWQASCDARIYARQCPDVLTFGPGALEHAHSPDEFVQVEDIFKAAGLILLAMLQEGSC